In Deltaproteobacteria bacterium, a genomic segment contains:
- a CDS encoding GGDEF domain-containing protein: MGEEHKDTKDTALAESGGDRLRRSVSTEAMSVELVSAFAGDRVMTGDERARIDEQIEERGGVFFSDLFYTISHHYFAPDVAESLWGEVTKHKLAMTKALGRNVRITVATLDYLSNITGQIESLTLISETHAAEITALSMRDGMTGLYNHSSCYELLELEFRNHRRYGAGLSLFLVDIDDFKLVNDRHGHQEGDRVIIQLARTMTEQVRDSDICCRLGGEEFVAILPFTSRPEIALEIAERVREKVMTIRCGGEAVTISAGIAVCDQQVRSSRELLENADRALYSAKRRGKNRVVLDEAPPAR, encoded by the coding sequence ATGGGTGAAGAGCACAAGGACACGAAGGACACAGCGCTGGCCGAGAGTGGCGGTGACCGCCTGCGGCGCTCCGTCTCGACCGAGGCCATGAGCGTGGAGCTGGTCTCCGCGTTCGCCGGAGACCGCGTCATGACCGGCGACGAGCGAGCCAGGATCGACGAGCAGATCGAGGAGCGCGGCGGCGTCTTCTTCTCCGACCTCTTCTACACCATCTCCCATCACTACTTCGCTCCCGATGTCGCCGAGTCGCTCTGGGGTGAGGTCACCAAGCACAAGCTCGCGATGACGAAGGCGCTCGGCAGGAACGTCCGCATCACCGTCGCGACGCTGGACTACCTCTCGAACATCACCGGGCAGATCGAATCCCTGACCCTGATCTCGGAGACCCACGCGGCCGAGATCACGGCCCTCTCCATGCGAGACGGGATGACCGGCCTCTACAACCACTCGAGCTGCTACGAGCTGCTGGAGCTGGAGTTCAGGAACCACCGGCGATACGGCGCGGGCCTGTCCTTGTTCCTGGTGGACATCGATGACTTCAAGCTCGTCAACGATCGTCACGGCCACCAGGAAGGCGATCGGGTGATCATCCAGCTGGCCAGGACCATGACCGAGCAGGTGAGAGACTCCGACATCTGCTGCCGCCTGGGTGGAGAGGAGTTCGTCGCGATCCTCCCCTTCACCAGCCGGCCCGAGATCGCGCTCGAGATCGCCGAGCGAGTCAGAGAGAAGGTCATGACCATCCGTTGCGGCGGCGAGGCCGTCACCATCAGCGCTGGCATCGCGGTCTGCGACCAGCAGGTCCGTTCCTCCCGAGAGCTCCTCGAGAACGCAGATCGAGCCCTCTATTCGGCGAAGAGGAGAGGCAAGAACCGGGTCGTCCTCGATGAGGCCCCGCCGGCGCGGTAG